A single Crateriforma conspicua DNA region contains:
- a CDS encoding DUF1552 domain-containing protein has protein sequence MHLLSSDRRISRRRLLRGAGVALGLPFLEAMLPPFTRRLFAATPVEPKPQRLFAICNNLGVLPNHFFPSQAGRDYELSPYLEELSSHRNDFTVLSGVHHPGVDGAHSSDVSFLTAATHPGGGGFRNTISLDQYVAGEIGHHTRFPSLTLGVNAAAGRRSLSWTPSGVLIPCEDSAASVYKQLFLQGSEKEIENQIEKLKLGESIMDTVAEQSRALNRRLGASDRDRMDQYTTAVRETERRMKKAREWERLPKPVPSAECPIDPGGPAAYMEKTRLMYEMARLAFETDSTRSITLLLDSNNSPTITVSEIPISDGYHNLSHHGKDEKKLAQLEAIDRNHMRLISQLISAFKDSKDGDASLLENSLILYGSNLGDANKHTTDNMPMLVAGGRLKHGQHLAFDRDKNYPLPNLFVSMLQSMGIEADTFASSTGTMRGLDLKAIS, from the coding sequence ATGCACCTACTCTCTTCTGATCGCCGCATCTCTCGCCGTCGACTCCTTCGTGGGGCAGGAGTGGCGCTTGGCTTGCCTTTTCTTGAGGCCATGCTGCCACCGTTCACGCGACGTCTCTTCGCGGCGACGCCAGTCGAACCGAAGCCGCAGCGTCTCTTCGCCATCTGCAACAACCTCGGCGTCTTACCGAACCATTTCTTTCCCAGCCAAGCGGGCCGTGACTATGAACTCTCGCCTTACCTCGAGGAGCTCTCTTCCCATCGAAACGATTTCACCGTCCTGAGCGGAGTTCACCATCCCGGGGTAGACGGCGCGCACTCATCCGACGTGTCCTTTCTGACCGCAGCGACCCATCCGGGAGGCGGCGGATTTCGCAACACCATTTCTTTGGACCAATATGTTGCGGGCGAGATTGGCCATCACACCCGATTTCCCTCGCTCACGCTGGGAGTGAACGCCGCTGCCGGACGTCGTAGTCTGTCGTGGACTCCTTCCGGCGTGCTGATTCCCTGCGAGGACAGCGCCGCCAGCGTCTACAAACAGCTCTTCCTGCAAGGGTCTGAAAAAGAAATCGAGAACCAGATTGAAAAGTTGAAGCTGGGCGAAAGCATCATGGATACTGTTGCCGAGCAGTCGCGAGCGCTCAATCGCCGACTCGGCGCTAGCGATCGCGACCGAATGGACCAGTACACGACGGCAGTCCGTGAAACCGAACGACGCATGAAAAAGGCTCGCGAGTGGGAACGACTTCCCAAACCGGTTCCCTCTGCCGAATGCCCCATCGATCCCGGCGGCCCCGCCGCCTACATGGAAAAGACTCGACTCATGTACGAGATGGCGCGTCTTGCCTTTGAGACCGACTCCACCCGCAGCATCACGCTGCTGCTGGACAGCAACAATTCTCCCACCATCACCGTCTCCGAAATTCCAATCTCCGACGGCTACCACAACCTGTCTCATCATGGCAAAGACGAGAAGAAGCTAGCTCAGCTAGAGGCCATCGACCGCAATCACATGCGGCTTATCAGCCAACTGATTAGCGCGTTTAAGGACTCGAAAGACGGGGACGCCAGCCTGCTCGAAAACTCGCTCATCCTTTACGGCAGCAATCTCGGCGACGCAAACAAACACACCACCGACAACATGCCCATGTTGGTGGCGGGCGGACGACTCAAACACGGCCAGCACCTCGCCTTCGACCGCGACAAAAACTACCCGCTCCCAAATTTGTTTGTCTCCATGCTTCAGTCCATGGGCATTGAGGCCGATACGTTTGCAAGTTCGACCGGAACGATGAGAGGCCTCGACCTAAAAGCCATCTCATAA
- a CDS encoding sulfatase family protein, which translates to MTSRILIAAGCQLVLVIAWATFASADTSAHASTESQPLNVLLLYADDWRHDTLGIARNSVVQTPTLDKLSREGIRFTQNCVTTSICGVSRATLFTGQWMSRHGNRSFKPWTTPWQKTFPGLLRQHGYYVGHVGKWHNGKTPADQFDFSRSYYGKHWMTQPDGSEIHVTKKNEMDALEFLKTRPADQPFCLTVAFFATHAEDSNPKQFLPQPESMSLHRDVTVPVAPNATQESFERLPDFVGNEKNEGRNRWHWRFDTPQKYQTMMKNYYRLATEVDATCGRILAELETQGLGGNTLVIFTTDNGYYHAEHGLADKWYPHQESIRVPLIIRDPRMTDNIRGQTNDAFTLNVDLAPTILSATGVDVPETMQGRDVSSLYLADQKPDWRSEFFYEHPMLRSKDFIPASEALVRRDWKYFYWPEFDYEQLFDLRSDPREENDLAGDPEHADTLREMRDRFAELKAAAR; encoded by the coding sequence ATGACATCACGAATTCTGATTGCCGCTGGGTGCCAGTTGGTTCTGGTGATTGCATGGGCAACGTTTGCCAGCGCGGATACATCCGCACACGCTTCAACTGAATCTCAACCGCTGAATGTGCTGTTGCTGTACGCCGATGATTGGCGTCACGACACGTTGGGCATTGCCAGAAACTCGGTTGTTCAAACACCAACGTTGGACAAACTTTCACGCGAAGGCATCCGATTCACGCAGAACTGCGTCACGACGTCGATATGCGGTGTCAGCCGTGCGACGCTCTTTACCGGCCAATGGATGTCACGTCACGGCAATCGCTCCTTCAAACCGTGGACAACGCCTTGGCAAAAGACCTTCCCCGGACTGCTTCGTCAGCATGGGTATTACGTGGGACATGTCGGCAAATGGCACAACGGAAAGACCCCCGCTGACCAATTCGACTTTAGCCGATCGTATTACGGAAAACATTGGATGACGCAGCCGGACGGATCCGAGATTCATGTGACGAAAAAGAACGAAATGGACGCGTTAGAGTTTCTGAAAACGCGTCCGGCTGATCAACCGTTCTGCTTGACCGTGGCATTCTTTGCGACCCACGCGGAAGATTCCAATCCCAAGCAGTTTCTGCCTCAGCCCGAAAGCATGAGTCTGCATCGGGACGTGACCGTTCCCGTGGCACCCAACGCGACACAAGAGTCGTTCGAACGATTGCCTGACTTCGTGGGCAACGAAAAGAACGAAGGACGCAACCGATGGCACTGGCGATTTGACACGCCCCAAAAATACCAAACGATGATGAAGAACTACTATCGTTTGGCGACCGAGGTCGATGCGACTTGTGGGCGAATCCTGGCAGAGCTTGAAACGCAAGGGCTTGGTGGCAACACACTGGTCATCTTTACCACGGATAATGGTTATTACCATGCCGAGCACGGCTTGGCGGATAAGTGGTACCCACACCAAGAAAGCATTCGTGTGCCATTGATCATTCGCGACCCGCGGATGACCGACAACATCCGTGGCCAAACCAATGACGCGTTTACCTTGAACGTTGACCTGGCCCCGACAATCCTTTCCGCCACAGGCGTCGACGTCCCCGAAACGATGCAGGGCAGGGACGTCAGTTCGCTGTACCTTGCGGACCAAAAACCGGATTGGCGAAGCGAGTTCTTTTACGAACACCCGATGCTTCGTAGCAAGGACTTCATTCCGGCATCCGAAGCACTCGTGCGTCGTGACTGGAAATATTTCTATTGGCCTGAATTTGACTACGAACAACTATTCGATCTGCGAAGCGACCCGCGCGAAGAAAACGATTTGGCTGGCGATCCGGAACACGCGGATACATTGCGTGAAATGCGTGACCGTTTTGCCGAATTGAAAGCCGCAGCACGATAG